The Oncorhynchus masou masou isolate Uvic2021 chromosome 8, UVic_Omas_1.1, whole genome shotgun sequence genome has a window encoding:
- the LOC135544577 gene encoding scavenger receptor class B member 1-like isoform X3, whose product MNKSKLAIGLFVAGTLTAVFGLVILFVGPIIIDDQIVKNLVIDPENELSYTMWKDIPVPFFMSVYFFNILNPTEFLAGEKPMVEQRGPYVYRKRLQKENITFHPNHTVSYLEYRSYFFEPSMSVGNESDVVTIPNMLVLGAAVMMENMPHAVRLLLSATFKSFKEGPFLSKSVGELMWGYDSKLVDFLNKWFPGMLPSTGKFGLFSEFNNSNTGMFTVHTGKDDIRLIHKVNSWNGLTKLIYWNTPQCNMINGTAGQMWPPFMTKESTLPFYSPDACRSLELVYQREGIMKRIPLYRFVAPKTMLANGSDFAPNEGFCPCRQSGLLNVSSCRSNAPVFISQPHFYNADPVLLDYVQGLQPTEDEHGLFIDIHPETGVPLNVSIRLQLNLYMKKVLGITETGKISEVVMPMIWFEENGYMDGAIVKTFHTNLVLLPMVMVYMQYCFLGLGLATVLGAVLLHYSGKIVKCERTVIPDASVSTSSSEQTPLIQDHVD is encoded by the exons ATGAATAAATCGAAGTTAGCAATCGGACTTTTTGTCGCAGGTACTCTGACTGCAGTGTTTGGGTTAGTTATTTTATTCGTTGGACCAATCATCATTGACGACCAAATAGTAAAG AACTTAGTAATAGACCCTGAGAATGAGTTGTCCTACACCATGTGGAAGGACATCCCTGTCCCCTTCTTCATGTCTGTCTACTTCTTCAACATCCTCAACCCCACCGAATTCCTGGCGGGAGAGAAACCCATGGTGGAGCAGAGAGGACCCTACGTATACAG GAAGCGTCTTCAGAAGGAGAACATCACGTTCCATCCCAACCACACAGTGTCGTATCTTGAATACAGGAGCTACTTCTTTGAGCCCAGCATGTCAGTGGGCAACGAGTCGGATGTGGTCACCATCCCTAACATGCTGGTGTTG GGTGCGGCGGTGATGATGGAAAACATGCCACACGCAGTGCGTCTGTTGCTCAGTGCCACCTTTAAGAGCTTTAAGGAGGGACCCTTCCTAAGCAAGTCTGTAGGGGAGCTGATGTGGGGCTACGACAGCAAGCTGGTGGACTTCCTCAATAAGTGGTTCCCTGGGATGCTGCCCTCCACTGGCAAGTTTGGCCTCTTCTCTGAG TTCAACAACTCCAACACTGGTATGTTCACCGTCCACACTGGGAAGGATGACATCCGGCTGATTCACAAAGTCAACTCATGGAACGGCTTGACCAAG TTGATATATTGGAATACTCCCCAGTGTAACATGATCAACGGTACAGCAGGACAAATGTGGCCGCCCTTCATGACCAAAGAGTCCACACTGCCGTTCTACAGTCCTGACGCCTGCAG GTCTTTGGAGCTGGTGTATCAGCGTGAGGGGATAATGAAAAGGATTCCCCTCTATCGCTTTGTGGCTCCTAAGACTATGTTGGCTAATGGCTCAGACTTCGCTCCCAATGAGGGCTTCTGTCCCTGCAGACAATCTGGCCTCCTCAACGTCAGCAGCTGTAGATCCA ACGCCCCAGTGTTCATTTCCCAACCCCACTTCTACAATGCTGACCCTGTGTTGCTGGACTACGTACAGGGACTTCAGCCTACTGAGGACGAACACGGACTTTTCATAGACATCCACCCT gagacTGGTGTGCCTCTGAATGTGTCTATCCGTCTGCAGCTCAACCTGTACATGAAGAAGGTGTTGGGTATCAC GGAAACGGGGAAGATCTCAGAGGTTGTTATGCCCATGATCTGGTTTGAGGAG AATGGCTACATGGACGGAGCCATCGTGAAAACGTTCCACACCAACCTGGTGCTATTGCCAATGGTGATGGTGTACATGCAGTACTGTTTCCTAGGCCTGGGCCTGGCCACTGTTCTGGGAGctgtactactacactacagcgGGAAG
- the LOC135544577 gene encoding scavenger receptor class B member 1-like isoform X2, with the protein MNKSKLAIGLFVAGTLTAVFGLVILFVGPIIIDDQIVKNLVIDPENELSYTMWKDIPVPFFMSVYFFNILNPTEFLAGEKPMVEQRGPYVYRKRLQKENITFHPNHTVSYLEYRSYFFEPSMSVGNESDVVTIPNMLVLGAAVMMENMPHAVRLLLSATFKSFKEGPFLSKSVGELMWGYDSKLVDFLNKWFPGMLPSTGKFGLFSEFNNSNTGMFTVHTGKDDIRLIHKVNSWNGLTKLIYWNTPQCNMINGTAGQMWPPFMTKESTLPFYSPDACRSLELVYQREGIMKRIPLYRFVAPKTMLANGSDFAPNEGFCPCRQSGLLNVSSCRSNAPVFISQPHFYNADPVLLDYVQGLQPTEDEHGLFIDIHPETGVPLNVSIRLQLNLYMKKVLGITETGKISEVVMPMIWFEENGYMDGAIVKTFHTNLVLLPMVMVYMQYCFLGLGLATVLGAVLLHYSGKVLKKDLSTVMENHGATVKDPVNGTDGHIYRE; encoded by the exons ATGAATAAATCGAAGTTAGCAATCGGACTTTTTGTCGCAGGTACTCTGACTGCAGTGTTTGGGTTAGTTATTTTATTCGTTGGACCAATCATCATTGACGACCAAATAGTAAAG AACTTAGTAATAGACCCTGAGAATGAGTTGTCCTACACCATGTGGAAGGACATCCCTGTCCCCTTCTTCATGTCTGTCTACTTCTTCAACATCCTCAACCCCACCGAATTCCTGGCGGGAGAGAAACCCATGGTGGAGCAGAGAGGACCCTACGTATACAG GAAGCGTCTTCAGAAGGAGAACATCACGTTCCATCCCAACCACACAGTGTCGTATCTTGAATACAGGAGCTACTTCTTTGAGCCCAGCATGTCAGTGGGCAACGAGTCGGATGTGGTCACCATCCCTAACATGCTGGTGTTG GGTGCGGCGGTGATGATGGAAAACATGCCACACGCAGTGCGTCTGTTGCTCAGTGCCACCTTTAAGAGCTTTAAGGAGGGACCCTTCCTAAGCAAGTCTGTAGGGGAGCTGATGTGGGGCTACGACAGCAAGCTGGTGGACTTCCTCAATAAGTGGTTCCCTGGGATGCTGCCCTCCACTGGCAAGTTTGGCCTCTTCTCTGAG TTCAACAACTCCAACACTGGTATGTTCACCGTCCACACTGGGAAGGATGACATCCGGCTGATTCACAAAGTCAACTCATGGAACGGCTTGACCAAG TTGATATATTGGAATACTCCCCAGTGTAACATGATCAACGGTACAGCAGGACAAATGTGGCCGCCCTTCATGACCAAAGAGTCCACACTGCCGTTCTACAGTCCTGACGCCTGCAG GTCTTTGGAGCTGGTGTATCAGCGTGAGGGGATAATGAAAAGGATTCCCCTCTATCGCTTTGTGGCTCCTAAGACTATGTTGGCTAATGGCTCAGACTTCGCTCCCAATGAGGGCTTCTGTCCCTGCAGACAATCTGGCCTCCTCAACGTCAGCAGCTGTAGATCCA ACGCCCCAGTGTTCATTTCCCAACCCCACTTCTACAATGCTGACCCTGTGTTGCTGGACTACGTACAGGGACTTCAGCCTACTGAGGACGAACACGGACTTTTCATAGACATCCACCCT gagacTGGTGTGCCTCTGAATGTGTCTATCCGTCTGCAGCTCAACCTGTACATGAAGAAGGTGTTGGGTATCAC GGAAACGGGGAAGATCTCAGAGGTTGTTATGCCCATGATCTGGTTTGAGGAG AATGGCTACATGGACGGAGCCATCGTGAAAACGTTCCACACCAACCTGGTGCTATTGCCAATGGTGATGGTGTACATGCAGTACTGTTTCCTAGGCCTGGGCCTGGCCACTGTTCTGGGAGctgtactactacactacagcgGGAAG
- the LOC135544577 gene encoding scavenger receptor class B member 1-like isoform X1, with product MNKSKLAIGLFVAGTLTAVFGLVILFVGPIIIDDQIVKNLVIDPENELSYTMWKDIPVPFFMSVYFFNILNPTEFLAGEKPMVEQRGPYVYRKRLQKENITFHPNHTVSYLEYRSYFFEPSMSVGNESDVVTIPNMLVLGAAVMMENMPHAVRLLLSATFKSFKEGPFLSKSVGELMWGYDSKLVDFLNKWFPGMLPSTGKFGLFSEFNNSNTGMFTVHTGKDDIRLIHKVNSWNGLTKLIYWNTPQCNMINGTAGQMWPPFMTKESTLPFYSPDACRSLELVYQREGIMKRIPLYRFVAPKTMLANGSDFAPNEGFCPCRQSGLLNVSSCRSNAPVFISQPHFYNADPVLLDYVQGLQPTEDEHGLFIDIHPETGVPLNVSIRLQLNLYMKKVLGITETGKISEVVMPMIWFEENGYMDGAIVKTFHTNLVLLPMVMVYMQYCFLGLGLATVLGAVLLHYSGKVLKKDLSTVMENHGVGLHKLFPITPEKLPLSIRRM from the exons ATGAATAAATCGAAGTTAGCAATCGGACTTTTTGTCGCAGGTACTCTGACTGCAGTGTTTGGGTTAGTTATTTTATTCGTTGGACCAATCATCATTGACGACCAAATAGTAAAG AACTTAGTAATAGACCCTGAGAATGAGTTGTCCTACACCATGTGGAAGGACATCCCTGTCCCCTTCTTCATGTCTGTCTACTTCTTCAACATCCTCAACCCCACCGAATTCCTGGCGGGAGAGAAACCCATGGTGGAGCAGAGAGGACCCTACGTATACAG GAAGCGTCTTCAGAAGGAGAACATCACGTTCCATCCCAACCACACAGTGTCGTATCTTGAATACAGGAGCTACTTCTTTGAGCCCAGCATGTCAGTGGGCAACGAGTCGGATGTGGTCACCATCCCTAACATGCTGGTGTTG GGTGCGGCGGTGATGATGGAAAACATGCCACACGCAGTGCGTCTGTTGCTCAGTGCCACCTTTAAGAGCTTTAAGGAGGGACCCTTCCTAAGCAAGTCTGTAGGGGAGCTGATGTGGGGCTACGACAGCAAGCTGGTGGACTTCCTCAATAAGTGGTTCCCTGGGATGCTGCCCTCCACTGGCAAGTTTGGCCTCTTCTCTGAG TTCAACAACTCCAACACTGGTATGTTCACCGTCCACACTGGGAAGGATGACATCCGGCTGATTCACAAAGTCAACTCATGGAACGGCTTGACCAAG TTGATATATTGGAATACTCCCCAGTGTAACATGATCAACGGTACAGCAGGACAAATGTGGCCGCCCTTCATGACCAAAGAGTCCACACTGCCGTTCTACAGTCCTGACGCCTGCAG GTCTTTGGAGCTGGTGTATCAGCGTGAGGGGATAATGAAAAGGATTCCCCTCTATCGCTTTGTGGCTCCTAAGACTATGTTGGCTAATGGCTCAGACTTCGCTCCCAATGAGGGCTTCTGTCCCTGCAGACAATCTGGCCTCCTCAACGTCAGCAGCTGTAGATCCA ACGCCCCAGTGTTCATTTCCCAACCCCACTTCTACAATGCTGACCCTGTGTTGCTGGACTACGTACAGGGACTTCAGCCTACTGAGGACGAACACGGACTTTTCATAGACATCCACCCT gagacTGGTGTGCCTCTGAATGTGTCTATCCGTCTGCAGCTCAACCTGTACATGAAGAAGGTGTTGGGTATCAC GGAAACGGGGAAGATCTCAGAGGTTGTTATGCCCATGATCTGGTTTGAGGAG AATGGCTACATGGACGGAGCCATCGTGAAAACGTTCCACACCAACCTGGTGCTATTGCCAATGGTGATGGTGTACATGCAGTACTGTTTCCTAGGCCTGGGCCTGGCCACTGTTCTGGGAGctgtactactacactacagcgGGAAG